CATTTATGGAACAACCTGAAGTTCGGGATCGATTGCATCGAAGTTTTGCGACACAACATCCCGAAGCATACCGAGAAACAATAGCAGAATTGTGTTACATCATTCAAAAGGCAGAACCGAATGACGCTCATCGGGCCCTTTCGGAATATAACATTCCAATTATCACGATGAATATCGATGGTTTACATGAAAAAGCAGGCAGTTCCCCCATTGCTTTACACGGATCAATGCCAAATGAGAATGAGCTCGCTTATGCGGATCAACTTTTCAATAAGCCGGTATTATATGGAGATCCTGCTCCAAGTTATCGACGCGCCTATGAAAAAGTAGATTCATTAAAAGAGGGGGACATTTTACTTGTTATTGGTGCATCACGATTTACTGCGGTCGCAACAGATTTACGCGAAATTGCGTATGCGAATGGTGTGGAGATCATAGAGATTCAAGAGAATGCTGTTGAGCAAGTTCGAGAAACACTTGAATCTATAATTAACGATTAAAAAGAGAATTCATTGCGCATTCTCTTTTTTTTACCTATAATATGCGTATGATAACAGATACAATAGTAGCAATTATAACGGCGCTACAAGAAAGTGCCATCAATGTTTTAAGAATTAGTGGTGTGGATGCCATCGATATCGTGAATCAAATATTTTCACGCGATTTAGAGCATGTGGATTCGCATACAGTTCATTACGGTCATATTATTGACCCCGTGAACAAACAAGTTGTTGATGAGGTTCTCGTCAGTGTTTTTAGAGCGCCTCGAACTTACACCCGTGAAGATGTAGTTGAAATTAGTTGTCACGGTGGTGTATTGGTGACAAAGAAAGTTTTAAGTTTATGTTTATCAGTTGGAGCACGTATGGCTGAACCGGGAGAGTACACACAGCGTGCATTCCTTAATGGACGCATTGACCTGTCTCAAGCAGAATCGGTGATGGAATTGATTCAAGCTCCAAATGAATTTGCGCAAGAACTTGCAATTTCGGGTGTTCAAGGGAATGTTCGTAAATTAATTGAACCCTTTCTCGAACGTCTAATTCAGATGATCGCAAATATCGAGGTTAATATTGATTATCCCGAATATGATGATGTTGAAGTGCTTACAGAAGCTGTGATTTTACCCGAGGCGAAGCGGTTTTTAGAAGATCTAGGTAAAATTCTTAAAGAATCACAGAGTGGTCGAATCATGAAAGAAGGCGTTAAGACTGTTATACTGGGTAAACCTAACGTTGGGAAATCAAGTATTCTTAATGTTCTCCTTGAAGAAGATAAAGCAATCGTAACGGAGATCGCAGGAACGACACGAGATTTAGTCGAAGGATGGATTCGATTAGAGAATGTAGCCCTTCACTTAATTGATACAGCAGGTTTGCGTGATACCGGAGACCGAATTGAACAAATCGGGATTGAAAAAAGTCGAAAAGCACTCGAATCTGCAGAACTTGTAATTGTGGTTTTCGATGCATCACAAGCTCGTGATCAAGAAGATATTGATTTATTAGAAGCAACAAAACATAAAGAACGCATTATTGTTTACAATAAAAAAGATCTCGTTAATCGAGAACCGGATGGTTTATACGTAAGTGCTTTAGAAGGTGATGTGCATGAACTTGTGGACGAAATCAATAAGCGTTATGTTGAACATACCAAAGCATTAACAAAGCCTACTTTATCCAATGAACGTCATATTGCACAGGTACAAAAAAGTTACCTCGCAATGCAACGTGCACTGGAAGCATTGGAGTTTGGAATGGAACTCGATTTGGTAACTATTGATTTAAATGAGTCTTATGTAGAACTCGCTTCAATTATTAAACCGAAAAAAGATATTAATGTGCTGGATGAAATCTTTGCACGTTTCTGTCTGGGAAAATAAATTTTGGCTCCTATGGGAGCCTTTCGTATCGTCAATAAGGAGTAAGAAAATGGAATATGGTTGGATTGACTCGCATGCACACATTGCATCAGAAGGTTTAGTTGAATCTTTTGATGAATTGGTGTCCAATGCGAAAAGTGAAGGCATTGATAAGATATGCATTATTTGTGGATCGTTAAAAGAAATAGAAGATGCGCTGGAAAAGACTAAATCAGACACAGATATGTTTGATCTAGCAATTGGTATTCACCCTTGTGATGTGAAAGATGCACATGAAGGTGATCTTGAAAAGATGATGGCATATCTTGAACATCCTCAAGTTGTTTGTGTTGGTGAGATTGGTCTTGATTATTATTGGGATGATTCTAATCGTGAGGTACAAAAGGCCGTCTTTAAGCGACAAATTGAGATTGCGAATGAATTCGGTAAACCGGTCGCAATTCATGTTCGTAATGGAGAACTGAATGCTATGGAAGATGTTCTTCAAATTCTTGAGTCTCATCCTGCAACAGCATCAGGAATTGTACATTGTTATAGTGATACGGTAGAGAATGCGAAACGTCTTTTTGAATTAGGCTTTTATATTGGTGTAGGAGGCATTCTTACGTTTAAAAATGGTCAAAACGTCCGGGATGTATTAAACATCGCACCTATTGACCGTATTTTAACGGAAACAGATTCTCCGTATCTAGCGCCAGTACCCAAACGGGGTAAACGAAACGAACCTGCTTTTGTACGGTATACGGGCGAGAAAATTGGTGAATTGAAAGATTTAACTCCACAACAAGTTAAGTCCCAAATCCACCAAAATTATAAGACACTCTTCAAACGTTAAAAAGAATCCCTCGGGATTCTTTTTAACGTTTAAAACACAGGTACTGAAGCACCGCTTGTTTCTTCAATAATTAATGCTTTCACTGCATCCGTTTGATACAGTTCCACAATTCGTTTTAGATCTTTACGATCTTTATCTTCAGTTCGAATTGCAATGAGATTTACATAGTCGGCATTTTCTTCCGTTAACGTTTCTAGTTTAATGGCATCTTGACTTGGGGTAAAGCCAGCATCGACCGCAATCCCGGAGTTAATCGCTGCAAGTGGTACCTCTGCAAGTGCACCGGGAAGGTTGGATGCCTCGAGTTCAAAAATATCAAAGTTATGTGGGTTTTCAACGATATCTTTCTTATCTGGAAGCTTCGCATCATTTAATTTCAAAAGACCGTGAGTTTGAAGTAATTGTAATGCACGAGCCCCATTTGTTCGATCGCTTGGAATCGCAATCTTGTCACCATCCTTCAATTCAGATAAGTCTTTAATTGATCGTGAATAAAGTCCCAGTGGTGAATAGAATGTATCTGCAACTGCAGTGAGTTCGTAACCATTTTGTTGACTCTCATCATCTAAGTAAATATGATGTTGGAACGCATTCATATCAATTTCTTTTGAGTTTAAAGCTGCATTAGGTTGTGGATAGTCTGAGAAATAAACCAGTTCGACGTTTATACCTTCTTGAGCTGCTTGCTCCACAACATAGTTCCAGCTTTTTGTTTGGTCACCACCATGGAGACCGACGCGTACAACGTTTTCTTTAGACTTTGAGCCGCAACCGACTAATGTTAATAATGTTATAAATAATATAAGTGTTTTTTTCATAATGTTCTCCTTAATGTGTTGTTTTCTTAATAATAAAATTACCAAGGCTTTGTATGATTGATACAAAAACTAGAATTACGAGGACTGCTACAATTGATATATCGGTATTGTATTTGTTATGACCATAACGAATAACGTAGTCGCCCAATCCACCGCCACCTACTACGCCTCCAAGTGTCGTAAGACCAAGAAGACTAATCAGTGTGATTGTGGTGGAACGGACAAGAGAGGGGATGCTTTCGCGTAGATAGACTCTGATGACAATTTGGAAGGTAGAAAGACCCATAGATTGTGCGGCTTCGATGAGTCCACGATCTATTTCAGATAAACTTAAATCGACTTGTCGTACGAAGAAAGGTGTACATCCTACTACAAGTGGGAAGATGGTGCCTTCGACACCAATAGCCGTACTTGAAACAATTTTCGTAATTGGAATGAGTGCCGTAAGTAAAATCACGAAAGGTATCGATCTAAAAATATTTACACAAGTATCAAGTACGTGATAGATTACAGAATTCGGTTTGAGTCCATCCTCCCGTGTTAATACGAGAATAACACCAAAGAATAGACCTGCAATTATGGAATAAATCCCTGCTTTGGTAAGCATATAAAGTGTCTGTTGGATGCTTTCTATAAATTCTGGCCAATATTGTATTAGATTGGGTATTAGGCTATTTACCATTTTCAATTACCTCCACATTAATATTACGTTGACGTAAATTATCCAATGCTTCACATTTACGTAATCCTGATAGAATGATGAGCATTGTACCCACGATTTCGTTTTGAACAATCTCAACATTCGCATGAATAATGCTTGCACTAACGTTGTATTGTTGTGATATCTCAGAAATAACAGATTCGCGCGTATTTGAACCAATAAAATCAATTCTTACGAGACTTTGATCATCTTTTAAATCTAAAATATCTGGATTCGTTTTAAAGAGATCGATGGTTTCAAGCGTATTTGTAGTTGTATCCACAAAGTCTTTCGTGATTTGTGCAGTTGGATTTGCGAATATTTCTTTAACAGAATTCACTTCTTTAACTTCACCATCCTCCATAACCGCAACGCGATCACAGATGTCTTTTACCACATCCATTTCATGGGTAATAATCACAATCGTTATACCTAAGTCTGTATTTACTTTTTTTAACAGTTTTAAGATTGTTTTTGTAGTTTGTGGATCAAGAGCACTTGTTGCTTCATCACACAGAAGGATATCTGGGTCATTGGCGAGAGCACGGGCAATTCCTACGCGTTGCTTTTGGCCGCCCGATAATTGACTGGGGTAAGCATTTGCTTTGTCTTGAAGGCCGACAAGCTCTAAGAGGTCCGTAACTTTTTTAGTTAAGACTTCTTTCGAAAGTTTTTGATCTTTAAGTGGGAATGCGATATTTTGGAAGACGGTTCGTGATTTCATAAGATTAAACTGTTGGAAAATCATGCCGATTTTTTTTCGTTGTTTTCGTAATTGTTGAGACTGATGATGTCGGTTTT
This genomic stretch from Erysipelothrix rhusiopathiae harbors:
- a CDS encoding Sir2 family NAD-dependent protein deacetylase, coding for MILAFTGAGISKASGISTFMEQPEVRDRLHRSFATQHPEAYRETIAELCYIIQKAEPNDAHRALSEYNIPIITMNIDGLHEKAGSSPIALHGSMPNENELAYADQLFNKPVLYGDPAPSYRRAYEKVDSLKEGDILLVIGASRFTAVATDLREIAYANGVEIIEIQENAVEQVRETLESIIND
- the mnmE gene encoding tRNA uridine-5-carboxymethylaminomethyl(34) synthesis GTPase MnmE — translated: MRMITDTIVAIITALQESAINVLRISGVDAIDIVNQIFSRDLEHVDSHTVHYGHIIDPVNKQVVDEVLVSVFRAPRTYTREDVVEISCHGGVLVTKKVLSLCLSVGARMAEPGEYTQRAFLNGRIDLSQAESVMELIQAPNEFAQELAISGVQGNVRKLIEPFLERLIQMIANIEVNIDYPEYDDVEVLTEAVILPEAKRFLEDLGKILKESQSGRIMKEGVKTVILGKPNVGKSSILNVLLEEDKAIVTEIAGTTRDLVEGWIRLENVALHLIDTAGLRDTGDRIEQIGIEKSRKALESAELVIVVFDASQARDQEDIDLLEATKHKERIIVYNKKDLVNREPDGLYVSALEGDVHELVDEINKRYVEHTKALTKPTLSNERHIAQVQKSYLAMQRALEALEFGMELDLVTIDLNESYVELASIIKPKKDINVLDEIFARFCLGK
- a CDS encoding TatD family hydrolase, with protein sequence MEYGWIDSHAHIASEGLVESFDELVSNAKSEGIDKICIICGSLKEIEDALEKTKSDTDMFDLAIGIHPCDVKDAHEGDLEKMMAYLEHPQVVCVGEIGLDYYWDDSNREVQKAVFKRQIEIANEFGKPVAIHVRNGELNAMEDVLQILESHPATASGIVHCYSDTVENAKRLFELGFYIGVGGILTFKNGQNVRDVLNIAPIDRILTETDSPYLAPVPKRGKRNEPAFVRYTGEKIGELKDLTPQQVKSQIHQNYKTLFKR
- a CDS encoding MetQ/NlpA family ABC transporter substrate-binding protein translates to MKKTLILFITLLTLVGCGSKSKENVVRVGLHGGDQTKSWNYVVEQAAQEGINVELVYFSDYPQPNAALNSKEIDMNAFQHHIYLDDESQQNGYELTAVADTFYSPLGLYSRSIKDLSELKDGDKIAIPSDRTNGARALQLLQTHGLLKLNDAKLPDKKDIVENPHNFDIFELEASNLPGALAEVPLAAINSGIAVDAGFTPSQDAIKLETLTEENADYVNLIAIRTEDKDRKDLKRIVELYQTDAVKALIIEETSGASVPVF
- a CDS encoding methionine ABC transporter permease — protein: MVNSLIPNLIQYWPEFIESIQQTLYMLTKAGIYSIIAGLFFGVILVLTREDGLKPNSVIYHVLDTCVNIFRSIPFVILLTALIPITKIVSSTAIGVEGTIFPLVVGCTPFFVRQVDLSLSEIDRGLIEAAQSMGLSTFQIVIRVYLRESIPSLVRSTTITLISLLGLTTLGGVVGGGGLGDYVIRYGHNKYNTDISIVAVLVILVFVSIIQSLGNFIIKKTTH
- a CDS encoding methionine ABC transporter ATP-binding protein, translated to MIKLQNINKTFYTNDKAVHALKNVSLDIQKGEVFGVIGFSGAGKSTLVRCINLLEVPTSGNVIVNGTQLNPDLSKVSFQNRHHQSQQLRKQRKKIGMIFQQFNLMKSRTVFQNIAFPLKDQKLSKEVLTKKVTDLLELVGLQDKANAYPSQLSGGQKQRVGIARALANDPDILLCDEATSALDPQTTKTILKLLKKVNTDLGITIVIITHEMDVVKDICDRVAVMEDGEVKEVNSVKEIFANPTAQITKDFVDTTTNTLETIDLFKTNPDILDLKDDQSLVRIDFIGSNTRESVISEISQQYNVSASIIHANVEIVQNEIVGTMLIILSGLRKCEALDNLRQRNINVEVIENGK